One region of Roseiconus lacunae genomic DNA includes:
- a CDS encoding DUF1501 domain-containing protein, translated as MNDQRTLNLDRREWMSRSTLALGSVAVTAMSGGVGNASAIKGQEELHPQARAKRVIFLFMHGGPSHVDTFDYKPELAKHDGKDLPFELPPNISAKPKLMNGPWKFSKHGQSGLWVSDLLPEMAKIADSLCVIRSMHTRGQSHGQAVGMINTGSDNFVRPSVGAWLSYALGSGHPDLPAHVAIGPATAHGGPRNYGAAFLPALHQATAIGSNGKPGSGKIPYLNGSLEDDTLNRRFQLLQSMNHRHLSRSGPDREIEGAIAAVDLARRMRTAAPDVFDLERETQSTRHAYGIGEKATDQFGRSCLLARRLAEAGVRFITVSSGQVWDQHGNLKSGHQKNALATDRPVAALIEDLKQRGLWDDTLIVWGGEFGRTPVVQGSNGRDHNPQGFSVVLSGGGSKPGFAYGNTDEFGYYAREDRVHMHDLHATMLHLMGVDHTKLTYRYAGRDFRLTDVHGKVVDGVLA; from the coding sequence ATGAACGATCAACGAACACTGAACCTTGATCGGCGCGAGTGGATGTCGCGGTCGACACTGGCACTGGGATCGGTTGCCGTGACGGCGATGTCCGGCGGTGTTGGCAACGCTTCGGCGATCAAGGGCCAAGAAGAGTTGCACCCTCAGGCGCGGGCCAAACGTGTCATCTTTTTGTTCATGCATGGCGGCCCAAGTCATGTCGATACGTTCGACTACAAACCGGAACTTGCCAAACACGACGGGAAAGACCTGCCTTTTGAACTTCCCCCTAACATCAGCGCGAAACCGAAGCTGATGAACGGGCCATGGAAATTTTCTAAGCACGGTCAGTCAGGACTTTGGGTTAGCGACCTATTGCCCGAGATGGCAAAGATCGCCGATTCACTTTGCGTGATCCGCAGTATGCACACCCGTGGCCAATCCCATGGGCAAGCGGTCGGCATGATCAACACCGGCAGCGATAACTTCGTCCGGCCGAGCGTCGGAGCGTGGCTCAGTTACGCGCTCGGCAGCGGGCACCCGGACCTTCCGGCCCATGTCGCGATCGGTCCCGCCACCGCTCACGGCGGCCCTCGCAACTATGGTGCGGCGTTCCTTCCGGCACTTCATCAAGCGACCGCGATCGGAAGCAACGGCAAGCCCGGTTCGGGGAAAATCCCCTATCTCAACGGAAGCCTAGAAGACGACACGCTTAATCGACGGTTTCAACTACTCCAGTCGATGAACCACCGACACTTATCCCGATCGGGTCCCGATCGCGAGATCGAAGGGGCAATCGCCGCCGTCGACTTGGCCCGACGAATGCGAACCGCGGCCCCAGACGTGTTTGACCTCGAACGCGAAACGCAGTCGACGCGGCATGCGTATGGAATTGGTGAAAAGGCGACCGACCAGTTCGGACGAAGTTGTTTACTGGCGCGCCGACTGGCCGAAGCCGGCGTTCGGTTCATCACCGTTTCCAGCGGCCAGGTTTGGGATCAACACGGCAACCTAAAATCGGGGCACCAGAAAAACGCTTTGGCAACCGACCGCCCCGTTGCCGCACTGATCGAAGACCTCAAACAACGCGGACTCTGGGACGACACACTGATCGTTTGGGGCGGGGAATTTGGCCGCACGCCAGTAGTTCAGGGCAGCAACGGCCGCGATCACAACCCGCAAGGATTCAGCGTCGTTCTTTCAGGCGGTGGCAGCAAACCTGGATTCGCGTACGGCAATACCGATGAATTCGGATACTACGCTCGTGAAGACCGCGTTCACATGCATGACCTGCACGCAACGATGTTACACCTGATGGGCGTCGACCATACCAAACTCACCTATCGTTATGCGGGACGCGACTTTCGCCTGACCGACGTGCACGGCAAAGTTGTCGACGGCGTCTTAGCATAA